In Thalassotalea fonticola, a single genomic region encodes these proteins:
- a CDS encoding sulfatase-like hydrolase/transferase encodes MNFFKRILVSSLFLSSFSVIAENKPNIVYILVDNWGWGDLSIQGSTIETPSIDKFANQGLRLTNFNVQNQCTPTRSALHTGRLPIRSGNQKVPAPGEPDGLAYWEYTLPELLSDAGYHTTLFGKWHVGANIKKLPNYQGYDYFWGTQEGTNAAGYTATPQWDPTVATTPYIYEGVKDKDAKKVKIFDIEAKITLDNEVTKRAIENIKTQAKTDKPFYSYIAFTHFHPPFTVHPDFKNASKAGIYADTQMEVDHNIGKVLEAIDEAGIADNTVVILTGDNGAGNFPQTSALAAGEDGGGGSNGPWRGGLSTAYEGGLRTPAMIRYPNKIKAGRVSDEIVGDIDMYTTIASFAGADNLVPKDRPIDGVNQKDFFLGKQEKSNRDHFIVFVGDDLFAIKWRNMKMHFMATESTHSVAVTKFTFPQLFDIKNDPKEAYELWGNQGYVHGWVMEPIMKKIVDLKKSMAVYRNIQPGEEFKGYDKN; translated from the coding sequence ATGAACTTTTTTAAGCGAATATTAGTTTCAAGTCTCTTTCTATCATCTTTTAGTGTGATTGCAGAAAATAAACCCAACATTGTCTATATCTTAGTTGATAATTGGGGGTGGGGAGACTTAAGCATTCAAGGTAGTACCATCGAAACACCAAGTATTGATAAATTTGCGAATCAAGGACTACGACTCACTAATTTTAATGTTCAAAACCAATGTACCCCTACTCGTTCAGCTTTACACACAGGCAGACTACCAATTCGTAGTGGCAACCAAAAAGTTCCCGCACCTGGCGAGCCTGATGGATTAGCATATTGGGAGTATACATTACCCGAATTACTCTCTGATGCTGGCTATCACACAACTCTTTTTGGTAAATGGCATGTTGGTGCAAACATTAAAAAACTTCCTAATTATCAAGGTTATGATTATTTTTGGGGAACCCAGGAAGGCACCAATGCTGCAGGATATACAGCTACGCCACAATGGGATCCGACTGTTGCAACTACGCCTTATATTTATGAAGGGGTAAAAGATAAAGATGCTAAAAAAGTTAAAATATTCGATATAGAAGCAAAAATCACGCTGGATAATGAAGTAACCAAAAGAGCGATTGAAAATATAAAAACACAAGCTAAAACAGACAAACCTTTTTATAGTTATATTGCTTTTACGCATTTTCATCCGCCCTTCACCGTGCACCCAGATTTTAAAAACGCATCTAAAGCTGGCATTTACGCCGATACGCAAATGGAAGTAGATCACAATATAGGTAAAGTTTTAGAAGCTATCGATGAGGCAGGAATTGCTGATAACACTGTAGTTATCCTTACCGGTGACAATGGCGCGGGCAATTTCCCCCAAACAAGTGCTCTAGCCGCAGGTGAAGACGGTGGCGGTGGTTCTAATGGCCCTTGGCGTGGTGGATTGAGTACTGCATACGAGGGTGGGTTACGCACTCCTGCGATGATCAGATACCCAAATAAAATTAAGGCTGGTCGAGTGTCAGATGAAATCGTAGGTGATATTGATATGTACACCACAATTGCGAGTTTTGCAGGTGCGGATAACCTGGTACCTAAGGATCGCCCAATTGATGGTGTAAATCAAAAAGATTTCTTCCTTGGCAAGCAAGAGAAGTCTAATCGCGATCATTTTATCGTTTTTGTTGGTGATGATTTGTTTGCCATCAAGTGGCGCAATATGAAAATGCACTTTATGGCAACAGAATCAACGCATTCAGTGGCGGTAACTAAATTTACCTTCCCACAACTTTTTGACATTAAAAATGATCCCAAAGAAGCTTATGAGTTATGGGGAAATCAGGGCTATGTACACGGTTGGGTAATGGAACCAATTATGAAGAAGATTGTTGATCTTAAAAAGAGCATGGCGGTGTATCGAAACATTCAACCGGGTGAAGAGTTCAAAGGTTACGATAAAAATTAA